A segment of the Acidimicrobiales bacterium genome:
GGGGCCGCTGGCGCTGGCCAAGCGGGTGCGGGCGTACGACCGGCTGATCGTGCAGTGGCACCCCGACGTCTTCTACCCGTACCCGGCCACCGCCCGCGAGCTCACGGAGGTGACGGCCGGCCTGCTCGTGTGCTTCCGGGGCGCGAAGGCGGTCGAGGTCCGGGCCCACGAGGTGAACCGCGAGCTGGGCCAGCGGCGCGACCCCGCCGGGGCCCTCGCCCGGGCCATGTGGCGGTCGGTCGACCGGATCGTCGTCCACACCGACACCGAGCGCGACGAGCTGGCCCGGGCCTACCGGCTCGACCCGGCGCGGATCGAGGTCGTCGAGCACGGTGGGCACTTCGAGCGGCGGACGGGGCTGACGCAGGCCGACGCCCGTCGCCGGCTCGGCCTGCCCCAGCGCGGCCACCGCTTCCTCGCCATCGGCTTCGTCCAGCCCCACAAGGGCTTCGACCGGGCGGTGCGGGCCTTCCGCGGTCTCGACCGCCTGGGCGCCGCCCTCGACGTGGTCGGGTCGGTCCGGGTCGAGGAGCCCGAGTACCTCGCCCACCTGGAGGAGCTGCGCGACCTGGTCGCGGCCACGCCGGGCACCGCCCTGCACGAGGCCTACGTGAGCGACGAGGCCTTCGACGCCTGGATCGTCGCCGCGGACACCGTCGTGCTGCCGTACCGGTTCATCTGGTCGTCGGGCGTGATGGAGCGGGCCCGGCTCTACGGCCGGCCCGTCGTGGCCACCCGCGTGGGCGGGCTGGCCGACCAGGCGCCGCCGGGCACCACGCTCGTCGACGACGACGAGCAGCTGCGCGCCGCGCTGTGGGCGGCCGTCGGGGCCACCCCCGACGAGCCGCTGCCGACGGCCGCGGTCGAGTCGGCTCCCTGGCCGGCCGGTGCCGACCACGACACCCTCCAGGCCGAGGTGCGTCGCCGGGCCCGGGCCGAGCGTGCCGCCGAGGACGACGTGGCCGGCGCCGGCGCCGTCCCCGCCGTCGACGGCGAGGCGCTCCTCGGGGTCGGGGTGGCGACCCGCGGCGCCGACCGGCGGGCCGCCAACCTGCGGCGGGTGCCGCCCCTCGGGCTGCCGCGCGCGGTGTCGGCCCGGCCCGGCGCCAGCGGCGCCAAGCGGTGGGTGCGGCGCCTCACCGCCTGGCAGATCGATCCGCTCGTCACCCAGCTCAACCGGCTCCGCGACGCCGCCATCGCCGACCTCGAGGAGGGTGGCTCACCCCCGGGCGGCTCCGGCCGATAGGATCCCGGACTCAGGGGCGGCGGGCGTCCGGATCCGGTCCGGCGGGCCGCCCCTGTGCGCGTGCCGCCGCCTCATCCCTCGGAGGACGCGCAGGTGACCAGACGCACCAAGCCCCAGCCCCGGGTGGTGGCCGCGCTGCTCGCCCTGGCCGCGCTGACCCCGGTCCTGGCCGTCGCCGTGGCGCCGGCGCCGGCGTCGGCGAGCGAGGTGCCGGTGACCGGCGACCTGGTCGTGTACGGGCGGGGCTGGGGCCACGGCCGGGGCATGGGGCAGTACGGCGCCTACGGCTACGCCGTCGACGACGGCTGGTCGTACCAGCAGATCCTCGACCACTACTACGGCGGCACGACCCTCGGCACGGTGCCCGTCGATCGCCAGGTGCGCGTCCGGCTCACCGCCTTCGACGGCGAGGCCCTGATCGTGGCGTCGGGCTCCGGGCGGCTCACGACGTCGGCCGACGACGGGCTGGCCGGTGGACGCCAGCCCCGCCGCGCCCTCTACGTCGAGCGGGTCGGCCCCGGCCGGTTCCAGGTGTACGACGG
Coding sequences within it:
- a CDS encoding glycosyltransferase family 4 protein, with translation MRILMVTPYAPNRDGIANYAVQHVKRLRAEGHDVEVLSPGPSAAHHHLDLKGRRGPLALAKRVRAYDRLIVQWHPDVFYPYPATARELTEVTAGLLVCFRGAKAVEVRAHEVNRELGQRRDPAGALARAMWRSVDRIVVHTDTERDELARAYRLDPARIEVVEHGGHFERRTGLTQADARRRLGLPQRGHRFLAIGFVQPHKGFDRAVRAFRGLDRLGAALDVVGSVRVEEPEYLAHLEELRDLVAATPGTALHEAYVSDEAFDAWIVAADTVVLPYRFIWSSGVMERARLYGRPVVATRVGGLADQAPPGTTLVDDDEQLRAALWAAVGATPDEPLPTAAVESAPWPAGADHDTLQAEVRRRARAERAAEDDVAGAGAVPAVDGEALLGVGVATRGADRRAANLRRVPPLGLPRAVSARPGASGAKRWVRRLTAWQIDPLVTQLNRLRDAAIADLEEGGSPPGGSGR